One Solanum lycopersicum chromosome 2, SLM_r2.1 genomic region harbors:
- the CYCD3 gene encoding cyclin D3.1, whose translation MVFPLDSQLQNPISALLDGLYCEEDRFLDDDLGEWSSLDVGNENVKKTLPLLECDMFWEHDELATLLSKENEFHLGFQSLISDGSLMGARKEALDWMLRVIAYYGFTATTAVLAVNYFDRFVSGWCFQKDKPWMSQLAAVACLSIAAKVEETQVPLLLDLQVADSRFVFEAKTIQRMELLVLSTLKWKMNLVTPLSFIDHIMRRFGFMSNLHMDFLKKCERLILDIITDSRLLHYPPSVIATASMFYVINDIEPSNAMEYQNQLMSVLKVRKDIFEECHDLILELMDTACYKLCQSLKRKHHSVPGSPSGVIDAYFSSESSNESWSVASSISSSPEPQYKRNKTQDQRMTLAPLGSNLH comes from the exons atgGTTTTCCCTTTAGATTCCCAGCTCCAAAATCCTATTTCTGCTCTTCTTGATGGCCTTTACTGTGAGGAAGATCGATTCTTGGATGATGATTTAGGGGAATGGTCTAGTTTAGATGTCGGAAATGAAAATGTTAAAAAGACTCTGCCTTTATTAGAATGTGACATGTTTTGGGAACATGATGAGCTTGCCACACTTTTATCTAAGGAAAATGAGTTTCATTTGGGTTTTCAATCTTTAATCTCAGATGGGTCTTTAATGGGGGCTAGAAAAGAGGCTTTGGATTGGATGTTGAGGGTCATTGCTTACTATGGTTTTACTGCTACCACTGCTGTTTTAGCTGTGAACTATTTTGATAGGTTTGTGTCTGGATGGTGCTTTCAGAAAGATAAGCCTTGGATGAGTCAGCTTGCTGCTGTTGCCTGTCTTTCCATTGCTGCTAAAGTGGAGGAGACCCAAGTTCCCCTTTTGTTAGACCTACAA gTTGCTGATTCTAGATTTGTGTTTGAGGCAAAGACTATACAGAGAATGGAACTCTTGGTGCTTTCTACTCTTAAGTGGAAAATGAATCTGGTGACACCATTATCTTTCATTGATCATATTATGAGGAGATTTGGATTCATGAGCAACCTGCATATGGATTTTCTTAAGAAGTGTGAACGCCTCATTCTTGATATCATCACTG ATTCTAGGCTCTTGCATTATCCTCCATCTGTTATTGCAACTGCATCGATGTTTTATGTGATCAATGACATTGAGCCTAGCAATGCTATGGAATACCAAAATCAGCTCATGAGTGTTCTTAAAGTCAGAAAG GACATCTTTGAGGAATGCCATGATCTTATTCTTGAGCTAATGGACACTGCCTGTTACAAGCTCTGCCAAAGCCTCAAGCGCAAACATCATTCAGTACCTGGTAGTCCAAGTGGTGTTATTGATGCATATTTTAGTAGTGAGAGCTCGAATGAATCATGGTCAGTAGCATCTTCGATTTCATCCTCACCTGAGCCTCAGTATAAGAGAAACAAAACTCAAGATCAGCGAATGACACTAGCTCCACTGGGTAGTAATCTTCACTGA